In Candidatus Eremiobacterota bacterium, the genomic window CGGCCAGCAGGGCCAGCAGCAGTCTGGCGGCCAGCAGGGCCAGCAGCAGTCCGGCCAGCAGGGCCAGCAGCAGTCCGGCCAGCAGGGCCAGCAGCAGTCTGGCGGCCAGCAGGGCCAGCAGCAGTCCGGCCAGCAGGATCAGCAGCAGTCCGGCGGCGGCCAACAATCCGGTGGCGGGCAGCAGGAACAGAATAAACAGGAACAACAGGAACGCGAAAAAGCTAAAAAGAAAGAAAATGGCGCCGTGGCTGTTTTGGATGAAGGCACGCCCGCTATCACCGCGTCACCTGACTTACTGGCTCCTCAGGCCATAGCACCTAAAGCCCAGACCTCCAAGGTTGAGGCAACTCCTGCAGCGACAGCCCAGGCCGAGGTGCCCTCTGCAGCGACAGCCCAGGCCGAGGTGCCCTCTGCAGCGACAACCCAGGCCGAGGTGCCCTCTGCAGCGACAGCCCAGGCCGAAGTGCCCTCTGCAGTGACAGTCCAGGCCGAGGTGCCCTCTGCAGCGACAACCCAGGCCGAGGTGCCCTCTGCAGTGACAGTCCAGGCCGAGGTGCCCTCTGCAGCGACAGCCCAGCTTGAGACATCACAGACCGAAAGTCCTTCATCAGATGCAACAGCAGGGACAGCTGATTCTGCTGACACAGCACCATCACGTCTTACCATTACCCAGAAAAATGAAATCACTGACAATATCAATACGATCATAGGCGGCATCACTGATAAGGACAATATCAGCGCTGATACAGTCAACGCAATTACTGATATATTCAAGAATGAGGACCTGAGCCTGAAAGAGACTGTCGATCTCATCAATACAGTTAAGAGCATCACTGCAACTGCAGGATTAAGCGAAAAAGGCGCCACTGCAATCAGTGATGCCATTTTAACCTCTTTCTCCGATAGCAAGTTCGAAGAGCTCCTTAACGATCCCAAGTCTCTTGATGCATTGAACAACCTTTACAACCAGGAATGGTGGAAAGCCGAAAATGCCTCTGATTTCTGGAACAGCCAGCTTGAGCTTATGAAGACAGACCTAGGGAAAGATGTCCTCTCAAGCATGTATAACCAGATCTGCTCCGATACCACGGGCACTATGGCCAACCAACTCCTCCAGAGCCAGATGGGCCTCATAACCAACAACAATCTCGATGCTCTCACAAACCTTTATAATCTCTTCGGCACCGATCTCACGAATAATTTCTCCACCTATTTCGCGGAAACGCTTGCCCTTGCCACGGGAACTTCAACGGGACTCAGCGCCTTCGCTTTCGTCTATAACGGCGTATCATTAAACTCATCCCTCTCGTCGGCGGTCACCAATCTCCTCACCAATTCAGGGGACTTTACGCCCGACGCTTCACTGCCTTCATTCTGGCCGCCTGTTTCTTCAGAGGCCTCAAGTTCCGCAGGAGGTTCGGCGGTTGCAGTAGCAGGGTCAGGTTCGGCGGTTGCAGTAGCAGGGTCAGGTTCGGCGGTTGCAGTAGCAGGGTCAGGTTCGGCGATTGCAGTAGCAGGGTCAGGAGCAGCAGTTGCCGCAGCGGGAACTGCAGTAGCAACAACACAGCAGAGCATCTCTTCACTTGAGCAACTTCTTTCCAATCTGACCTCTGGCGCGGCAGCCGATGCAGCCTCCGCGCTGATAAATACTCTCGGCAACAGCTTTGACAACCTTACGGCTTTCCTCAACAGGACAGCAAATACCCCGACAGAGGCCACTGCCTTCACTTCAACGCTCAATAATTCAAGTGCAACAGCCTTTGCAGGGTTTCTCAGCACTACTTCAACTGACAGCAGCAAGGCAACGGCGTTTACCAAGACGCTGAATGCCACCAGTGACAGTCCTCTCAGTACTTTTCTTGGGAAGACATCATCAACAACGGCCACTTCCGACTCATTCACCCAGATGCTCAGCCTGGCCAGCAACAACAGTCTCGAAGGCTTCCTCGCAAGGACAGCGCTCCAAAGTATCCTTGCTTCACCTTTCCTGTCAGCTCTCGCAATGAGTGACCCGACATTCCTTTCAGGCTTCCTGAACATCCTGGGGACCTCATCGCTTTTTGCCACGCCATTCACCTCAACAATGGCAATTGCAGAGCAGATGAAGCTTTCCCAGTTCCTGGGCACGACAGCGTCATCATCAATGCTTGCCACACCTCTTACCCTCGCTATCGCTGCGAGTGACGACACTGCATTGGGCGCTTTGCTGAACAAGACTTCATCGGCAGAAGCACTCGCCACGCCGTTTACGCTCACACTGAGCACAAGCGACGAGAAGGCGCTCACATCGATTCTCGGCAGGACCTCGCAGAGCGAAAAGCTCGCCACGCCGTTCACGCTCACACTGAGCACAAGCGACGAGAAGGCGCTCACATCGATTCTCGGCAGGANNNNNNNNNNNNNNNNNNNNNNNNNNNNNNNNNNNNNNNNNNNNNNNNNNNNNNNNNNNNNNNNNNNNNNNNNNNNNNNNNNNNNNNNNNNNNNNNNNNNCCTCGCAGAGCGAAAAGCTCGCCACGCCTTTCACCACCACCCTTACCAAGAGCGAAGAGAACGCCCTCTCGCAGTTCCTGAACAGGACTTCGCAGAGCGAGGGGCTTGCTTCCCCCTTCACAAGGACCCTTACCAAGACTGAAGAGAACACCCTCTCGCAGTTCCTGAACAGGACTTCGCAGAGCGAGGGGCTTGCTTCCCCCTTNNNNNNNNNNNNNNNNNNNNNNNNNNNNNNNNNNNNNNNNNNNNNNNNNNNNNNNNNNNNNNNNNNNNNNNNNNNNNNNNNNNNNNNNNNNNNNNNNNNNCACAAGGACCCTTACCAAGACTGAAGAGAACACCCTCTCGCAGTTCCTCAACAGAACTTCAACCAATGAAGGGCTCGCATCGCCTCTCATCAGGAATCTCACCAAGAGCGACAATAATGCCCTCTCGCAGTTCCTGAACAAGACTTCGACCAATGAAGGGCTCGCATCGCCTCTCGTCAAGAATTTTACCAAGAGCGACAATAATGCCCTCTCGCAGTTCCTGAACAAGACTTCGACCAATGNNNNNNNNNNNNNNNNNNNNNNNNNNNNNNNNNNNNNNNNNNNNNNNNNNNNNNNNNNNNNNNNNNNNNNNNNNNNNNNNNNNNNNNNNNNNNNNNNNNNCCAAGAGCGACAATAATGCCCTCTCGCAGTTCCTGAACAAGACTTCGACCAATGAGGGACTCGCATCGCCTCTCATCAAGAATTTTACCAAGAGCGACAATGATGCCCTCTCGCAGTTCCTGAACAGAACAGGCGGCAGTGAGGCGCTTTCGAAATCGGTGGTGAAATCCTTTACCGCGGCAAATGAGCAGCCCTTTGAAAAACTCCTTGAAAAGCTGGGCTCCCAGGAAAAACTGGCTTCATCTTTCGCCAGGAATCTCACGAAGAGCGGTAATGAAGCGGTAAAAGATCTCCAGGCTTCTCACAGGGAATCACTTCCTGCAGCCCAAGCTCCCTTCACCGCACCTTCTGCACCCGACATCAGGAGCCATGAGCATCAGCCCAGGCAGAATGAGCCGGAGAAATCATGGAAATCTGATATTCCCGGTGAAAAGACAAGAGGAGACCTTCAGTCGCCTGAAATCCCTAAAGCCGATGCAGGCAAAGGGCAGCCATCAGCGCAGAAGAGCCAGGGAAAGGCTGATAAGCCCACCTCCGGCCATTTTGAAGGCTCCAGGGTTTCACCGGCACCTGTGGAAACAGAGAGCAGCCGGCCCCATGCAGCAATGGATGAGAAGGCTCCCAAAGCCGCCTCTTCGGGAAGCACTTCCCAGGAAAAACCCCAATCCTTCACGCAGGGTAGAGAATCTCAGCAGAGGGTTTTCCATGAGAGCCATGAAGCGCCGATTCAGAGAGAGCAGCTCCCAAGGGAAGCCAGAACTGCTATGAGAGAGACTGCCCAACCGGCAAGCGGACAGGCACCGAGACTTGATGCTCCTTTTGCTGCGGAAAGGCCGGGGACCTCAAAGCCTGGAGCTTCAGAGCAGGGCTCTTCAAGCCATGGATCTTCTTATCAGGGCGGGAGCAGCAGCAGCGAGCATGAGGCGCAGAGCGCGCCGGCCCCTGCCCAGGGCGGCCTTATGGCTCCCCTGCCGGGCAGTGTACAGCAGGAAACCCTGAAAAACGCTCCCGCACAGGAAAGCAGACCCCAGCCCAGGTTCGGCCAGCAGGAGCCGCAGAGCGGTGGCAGCCAGGCCGCACCCTTTGACGGCGATGAGGATCAGAGCTTCACCAGGAGCGCCGCCGGCACCCTCCGTGAAGAGAAGGCACCCCAGGAGAAAGGCGTCATCATAGGGACCAAGACTGGCGATAAGCCTGAAGAGGTAAACAAAGACTCTTCCGCATCCGATGACCAGGATCAGTCCCAGGAGCAGCGGTCGGGCGGCAAGCGCCAGGAAAGGGAACAGCAGGAGAAAAACCAGCGGAAAGGCCGCCAGGACGATGAGAGCGCAGAAGAGGATGCCGGGCTTCAGGAGAATACGGAAGAAGAGGTGAGCAGCACATGGATTGCCACCATAGACCGCCAGCCTGTTCCTCCTGTACCGCCGCCGGTGACTCAGGAAAGAGCGCAAACCATTGCAGCAGCCGCCGCAATGGGCACAGAGCTGGTGAGCCGCGACGGCATCCTGGAAGACAGGGAGAAGAAGCAGAAGGAAACACAGGTAATCCCCCAGCGCCTCAACGTCGCAGGCATTATGAAAGACACCCTCTCCAGTATCGCGGGATTCATGGCCACAGGCTCAATAATGCCTACCGGCTGGTTCGGCCACATGGAAGGCCATACGTCTCAAGGGGCTGAAGGGCATGGGTCCCATGGACAGGATGCGGTCCCCGCGGCCCACTCTCCTGGTCATAAATCCTTCACAGGAATGGTGTCGTCCTTTGCCGACTGGCTTACAAGCCAGGCTGCCGCCGGTGTTCAAGGTGTATCTGAAAAGTACACTGAAAGCATTCTCAAGGCCTTTGAGCCCCTGAACAAAATTCCTGAAATCAAGGAGCTGCTCGATGAGATAAATGACAGGAAGTCAATCGACACTGCGACCGCCGCGAAGCTGCTGAACAAATTCGTTGAGCTTTCCCGCACCGAAGAGGGCAGGGAGCTCCTGCACGGCTTTATGAAGCAAATTGGATCAGACCCGGCCCTGGCGACTGCTCTCCTGATGACCATGGCGGCGGCGGCCCAAACGCCCGAAGGGAAAGAGCTCCTCAAGGCGATGCAGTCCCGCATAGGGAAAAGTCACCACTTGTCACGGGCTCTTCTGAAAATCGCCGCCACCGCGATGAAGACACCTGAAGGGAGGGCAATTGTCGAGGCTTACCTGATGTCCATCCTCAAGGATGAAAAGCTTGTCGCCCGACACCTTGAGATACTCGGAAAGGCCGGGAACAGCCGTGAGTTCCAGGAATACATGCGCTCTATTACTCACCACCACAATCTCTCAAATCTGGAGATGCATACCCGCATACATGGCCTCAATACCCCCGATGGCCGCGATGCCCTCAGGGAATTCTACAAGAACATATCGCAGGATCCAGATTCTGCCGCTTCAGAGATGTGGCTCCGCGCCACCGTCGCCCAGACACAGGAAGGCCTCTCGTTGCTCACTGAATACAACTTCGGCGTCAGCTCATACCCGGATATTGCAGCGCACGATATCAGCATGCGCACTGTGGCGATGACGACGACCGAGGGGATTGCGGCCGTCACACTTTACAACACCTTTATGGCGTCGTCTCCTCAGGCCGCTTCTTCAGAGCTCTCTCTCCGCGAGGCGGCCTCAGTAACTCCCCAGGGAATGGAAGCGCTCATGCGCTACGAAAGCCTGCTAGGCAGCAACAGCGAGCTTGCCGCATCTGAGGAAATGCTTCTTAACGCCTCGGTGCAGTGCGGGGAGACACAGGCAGACATGGCGGCGGAAGATCTTGCCGCCCTGCTGGAAAAGCTGCAGGAGAAAACCCTCACCAGGGAAGAACTGGAAAAGCTCGCCGAGCTCCTGATGAGGGAGCTTCCCAGGGATCAGCAGGAGCTTCTGCTGAAGCTCCTGGCAGCACCATTCGGAGAAAAACAGGCGAAGCTCCTTGCAGGGCTCCTCGGCGGGAAACTCAATGCCATTCAGAGGCAGAGCCTGGCGGGCCTCATTTCAGGGGAGCTCGACGGCCCTGAGAGGAAGCTCCTTGCCCTCCTTCTCGCCAGCTTCTCCACGGAAAGCCATGGTGACCTTCTCCAGAAGATCCTGAAAGGCGGGCTCTCACAGGATCAGCGCAAATTCCTCACGGCGCTGCTGGAGAGCAATCTGCCCAAGGCCCAGCTCGACATGCTTCTTGGCCTTCTCTCTTCCAATATCCCTCATGATCAGAAAATGTTCATTATCAGTCTTCTCTCTAAACCCTTGAATAATGAGCAGAGAGTGCTGCTTCTCTCCGTCCTTAAGGCCAACCTTCCCTTCGAGGCAAGGCAGGCCCTTATCTTCCTTCTCATGAGGAATACCTCTCCTGAAGAGCAGAAAATCATCATGAGGCTTCTTACTGAAACTCTCGGCACCGGCGAAAAGCAGGCACTTCTTACCCTGCTCACGAGGGACATGACGGCCAGACAGAGGAACCTCATAAAGGCCCTTTTCTCAGGGAGCCTCACGCACAGCCAGAAAGAGACCATCATAGCCCTTCTTGCCAGGAGCTCCCATTCAGCGGAGCGGCCGGCCTTCCTGAAGCTTCTCGCCATAAACGCCACAGACCAGGAGAAGTTGCTCATCAAGGACCTGCTTGCCACGGCACCGGCTCCTGGCAAGGCAGATCCGGCAGCGCAGCTCCTCGCAACGAAACTGAGAGGCGAACAGAAAGCCCTCCTTGGCTCTCTTGCCACTCTCAGGGAAAAAGATCTCCCCGCGGTGAAAAGAGCACTCACCATTGACCCCGCAAGCGGGAAGGCCGCCTTCATTGCTGCGCTCCACGGCTCAAAATTAGGCGATACCGATAAGAAGCACATGATTCAGCTCATCGCTGCGCCTCTTCAGGGCGCCGAAAAGGAGCTTTTCAGCGCCGCCCTCGCTTCTCCCCTTGGATTCCAGCAGTGCTCTTCAGCTCTCCTGAAGGCCAATATCACAGGAGAACAGAAAGAGCAGCTCATCTCCACAATCAGGAAATCGGCCATGAAGACGGGAGCGGAGCCCGGGCTCATTGAAGCCCGAGAGATAAAGGCTCCTGAAACCACGGCACCGGCATTTGGGAAAAGTGCCGGGGTACCTGCAGCGGGCCGCACCGTTGAGGCCGGAAGCAAGGCAGCTCAGACAGCAAAAATCGCTGAGGCTGATCACTACAGGGAGATAAGGCGGACCATGATGCCAAGGGAAGGATCAGCCGGTGTCCTGTCCGGCGGGAAAGATATTTCGCACGGAAGCCCCGCCAGGGAACAGGCTCGATCCGAAAGGAGGATTTCCGAGGCTGAGCATGACGAGGCAAAACAGAACGTGGAAGTGTACCAGAGGGATCCCCGCGAAATGGGACAGACACAGGGAGGGGCGCTGCGTACCGAGAGAGACCTTTCTGCTGAGAGGAGAGCCGCAGGGGCAAGGGAGGGCAATGAAAGCTACTCGCAAAGCGAGCGGAGCGTCTATGGCAGAACCTATCTTGATGACTCTGACCTTCTGAAGTCCTTCAAGCTGTCTTCAAGAGCCTACCATTTCGTCAATTACATCTTTGAGGACATTCTCAAGAGGAAACTGGGCGCGAGCGAGTTCAACAGCGATTACTTCATGCAGTACCTCTGCCTCCTTATGAGAACAAGCGGTGAATTCACCTTCGCCCATTCCCTCAGGACACAGACCATTGCCCTCAATATCGCAAAATATGCCAATATCACCGATAAGAAGACCCTTGAGCAGATCCGCCTTGGATCAGTCCTCTGCAACATAGGTGAGCTTGATCTCCACTTCCAGGACGCCCCTGAAGAGAAGATGGGCCAGATAAAGCAGTTCCTCTCTGACCAGGACTTCCTGCTGGCAGGCGTGCTCCATGACATCGGGAAAATCAAGATTCCCGACGAGATCCTCTATAAGCCGGGGGCTCTCACCGACGAGGAGTTCAAGACCATGAAGATGCATCCCATTTACTCCGAGATGCTTCTCTATCCCGTCTATCCTCTCAGGCATCTCTGCCCCGTCGTGAGGGGCCACCATGAGAAATGGGACGGTAAGGGCTATCCCGACGGCATCTCAGGAGAGCGGATACCCCTGGCGGCTAGAATTATCGCCATAGCCGATGTCTTTGACGCCCTTATCTCCGACAGGCCATACAAAAAAGGCATGCCATGGGAGAAGGCAAAGAAGATAATGAGCGAAGGAAGGGGCACGCACTTCGATCCCCTCCTGCTGGACGGCTTTATGGAATACATCACGCCCTTCTACGAGAAAGTATAATCATGTAGTAAGGCCGGGGGCCATTCCCCCGGCCTTTGCACAAGTCTTGCAGCACCTCGCACCAGGGGAAATAAAAAAGGGCAGACGAGAATCTGCCCTTCTGCTTTATACCGTTTCTTTACTTACTGAACGGCATCCTTGAGTGCCTTGCCGGGGCGGAAGGCGGGAACGTTCCTGGCCTTGATCTTGATCTTGGCGCCGGAGCGAGGATTCCTGCCGGTGCGGGCGGCGCGGTGCCTTACCTCAAAATTGCCGAAAGGTATGA contains:
- a CDS encoding HD domain-containing protein; translated protein: KSDNNALSQFLNKTSTNEGLASPLIKNFTKSDNDALSQFLNRTGGSEALSKSVVKSFTAANEQPFEKLLEKLGSQEKLASSFARNLTKSGNEAVKDLQASHRESLPAAQAPFTAPSAPDIRSHEHQPRQNEPEKSWKSDIPGEKTRGDLQSPEIPKADAGKGQPSAQKSQGKADKPTSGHFEGSRVSPAPVETESSRPHAAMDEKAPKAASSGSTSQEKPQSFTQGRESQQRVFHESHEAPIQREQLPREARTAMRETAQPASGQAPRLDAPFAAERPGTSKPGASEQGSSSHGSSYQGGSSSSEHEAQSAPAPAQGGLMAPLPGSVQQETLKNAPAQESRPQPRFGQQEPQSGGSQAAPFDGDEDQSFTRSAAGTLREEKAPQEKGVIIGTKTGDKPEEVNKDSSASDDQDQSQEQRSGGKRQEREQQEKNQRKGRQDDESAEEDAGLQENTEEEVSSTWIATIDRQPVPPVPPPVTQERAQTIAAAAAMGTELVSRDGILEDREKKQKETQVIPQRLNVAGIMKDTLSSIAGFMATGSIMPTGWFGHMEGHTSQGAEGHGSHGQDAVPAAHSPGHKSFTGMVSSFADWLTSQAAAGVQGVSEKYTESILKAFEPLNKIPEIKELLDEINDRKSIDTATAAKLLNKFVELSRTEEGRELLHGFMKQIGSDPALATALLMTMAAAAQTPEGKELLKAMQSRIGKSHHLSRALLKIAATAMKTPEGRAIVEAYLMSILKDEKLVARHLEILGKAGNSREFQEYMRSITHHHNLSNLEMHTRIHGLNTPDGRDALREFYKNISQDPDSAASEMWLRATVAQTQEGLSLLTEYNFGVSSYPDIAAHDISMRTVAMTTTEGIAAVTLYNTFMASSPQAASSELSLREAASVTPQGMEALMRYESLLGSNSELAASEEMLLNASVQCGETQADMAAEDLAALLEKLQEKTLTREELEKLAELLMRELPRDQQELLLKLLAAPFGEKQAKLLAGLLGGKLNAIQRQSLAGLISGELDGPERKLLALLLASFSTESHGDLLQKILKGGLSQDQRKFLTALLESNLPKAQLDMLLGLLSSNIPHDQKMFIISLLSKPLNNEQRVLLLSVLKANLPFEARQALIFLLMRNTSPEEQKIIMRLLTETLGTGEKQALLTLLTRDMTARQRNLIKALFSGSLTHSQKETIIALLARSSHSAERPAFLKLLAINATDQEKLLIKDLLATAPAPGKADPAAQLLATKLRGEQKALLGSLATLREKDLPAVKRALTIDPASGKAAFIAALHGSKLGDTDKKHMIQLIAAPLQGAEKELFSAALASPLGFQQCSSALLKANITGEQKEQLISTIRKSAMKTGAEPGLIEAREIKAPETTAPAFGKSAGVPAAGRTVEAGSKAAQTAKIAEADHYREIRRTMMPREGSAGVLSGGKDISHGSPAREQARSERRISEAEHDEAKQNVEVYQRDPREMGQTQGGALRTERDLSAERRAAGAREGNESYSQSERSVYGRTYLDDSDLLKSFKLSSRAYHFVNYIFEDILKRKLGASEFNSDYFMQYLCLLMRTSGEFTFAHSLRTQTIALNIAKYANITDKKTLEQIRLGSVLCNIGELDLHFQDAPEEKMGQIKQFLSDQDFLLAGVLHDIGKIKIPDEILYKPGALTDEEFKTMKMHPIYSEMLLYPVYPLRHLCPVVRGHHEKWDGKGYPDGISGERIPLAARIIAIADVFDALISDRPYKKGMPWEKAKKIMSEGRGTHFDPLLLDGFMEYITPFYEKV
- a CDS encoding HU family DNA-binding protein, with the translated sequence MMGKRDVIEHIAKKTKLSKKDTEMTMNAFMDVIKETLKKGMSVRLIPFGNFEVRHRAARTGRNPRSGAKIKIKARNVPAFRPGKALKDAVQ